One genomic window of Trichlorobacter lovleyi includes the following:
- a CDS encoding HU family DNA-binding protein: MTKAELITAVAEKAGLKKVEAEKAVAAFVSAVTGCLKQGDKLSLVGFGTFSTSKRAARKGQNPQTGKKINIAAATVPKFKPGKTLKEAVNGK; this comes from the coding sequence GTGACGAAAGCTGAACTGATTACCGCCGTTGCTGAAAAAGCTGGTCTGAAGAAGGTTGAGGCTGAGAAGGCTGTTGCTGCATTTGTCTCCGCTGTGACTGGCTGCCTCAAGCAAGGCGACAAGCTCAGCCTGGTTGGCTTTGGTACCTTCAGTACCAGCAAGCGCGCTGCTCGCAAAGGCCAGAACCCACAGACCGGCAAGAAGATCAATATCGCTGCCGCGACTGTACCCAAGTTCAAGCCTGGCAAGACTCTGAAGGAAGCCGTAAACGGTAAGTAA
- the ftsE gene encoding cell division ATP-binding protein FtsE, giving the protein MIQFHNVFLAYQKDATALQNVSFSVAKGEFVFLTGPSGAGKTSLLRLIYGALTPSRGQVLIDGQNVSRLTPSQLPFLRRSIGVVFQDFKLLQNRTVFENVAITLEVQGGGSPADIGKRVMHILRQMGMESKIHLTPQRLSGGEQQRVALARALVNAPKILLADEPTGNLDDANKMQIMNIFKEANVRGTTVVVATHDRRLIEHAHYRTICLKHGELADSGEVRSEEIQ; this is encoded by the coding sequence ATGATTCAGTTTCATAACGTTTTTCTGGCCTACCAAAAGGACGCCACAGCGCTGCAAAACGTCAGCTTCAGTGTTGCAAAAGGTGAATTTGTCTTCCTAACCGGCCCATCGGGTGCTGGCAAAACCTCCCTTTTAAGACTGATTTATGGGGCTCTGACACCATCCCGTGGTCAAGTATTGATTGATGGTCAGAATGTTAGCCGATTAACACCATCACAACTACCTTTCTTGCGACGTAGTATCGGCGTTGTTTTCCAGGATTTTAAACTACTTCAAAACAGGACTGTCTTTGAAAATGTTGCGATTACCCTTGAAGTACAGGGAGGAGGCAGCCCGGCTGACATCGGTAAGCGGGTTATGCATATCCTTCGTCAGATGGGGATGGAGAGCAAGATCCATCTCACGCCTCAGCGTCTTTCAGGTGGTGAGCAACAGCGGGTTGCGCTGGCCAGGGCACTTGTAAATGCCCCTAAAATTTTATTGGCTGATGAGCCAACCGGCAATCTTGACGATGCCAATAAGATGCAGATTATGAATATCTTTAAAGAGGCCAATGTTCGAGGCACCACCGTGGTTGTTGCAACCCACGACCGCCGCCTGATTGAACATGCCCATTACCGGACCATTTGTTTGAAGCACGGTGAACTTGCAGATAGCGGGGAGGTACGCAGTGAAGAAATTCAATAA
- the ftsX gene encoding permease-like cell division protein FtsX: MKKFNNKRPTMTAPGAQGRLRYFVGRALTNIRQNVFVNVVTVGTITLALLIVALFLLLFVNLENAADTWSEKVQITVYFDKELTPQEQSDLKNKIQALPATSRVSWISRDEAFKRFKTRLKGQETLLEGIRPEVLPASFEISLKKSSRGSEAVDAYVAKLKGISGIGEIQYGEEWVRRFNTFLTFMRIVGGLVGGFLVLAVVFIVSNTIQLTIYARRDELEVMSLVGATRLFIKMPFLLEGLLQGMAGGILALLLLLSVHLLFLHNAGNFLTFNPATAGLAFLPPEYIAGLFGAGAGLGFLGSLAALRRFINEITG, from the coding sequence GTGAAGAAATTCAATAACAAGCGTCCCACTATGACTGCCCCCGGTGCCCAGGGACGTCTGCGGTATTTTGTAGGGCGGGCCTTAACCAATATACGTCAGAACGTATTTGTAAACGTCGTAACGGTCGGCACCATTACCCTTGCACTGCTGATTGTCGCACTGTTTTTACTGCTTTTTGTAAATCTTGAAAATGCCGCTGATACCTGGAGCGAGAAGGTACAGATTACGGTCTATTTTGATAAAGAACTCACCCCGCAGGAACAAAGTGATCTCAAGAACAAGATTCAGGCTCTGCCTGCCACCTCCAGAGTCAGCTGGATCAGTCGTGATGAGGCATTCAAACGCTTTAAGACCCGTTTAAAAGGCCAGGAGACCCTCCTTGAGGGGATCAGGCCGGAAGTATTGCCAGCCTCTTTTGAAATCAGCCTAAAGAAGAGCAGCCGGGGCTCTGAGGCAGTAGATGCATATGTCGCAAAACTGAAGGGCATTTCAGGAATTGGTGAAATACAGTATGGTGAAGAGTGGGTCAGACGCTTCAACACCTTCCTGACCTTTATGCGGATTGTTGGGGGATTGGTGGGAGGTTTTCTGGTTTTGGCAGTAGTCTTTATTGTCTCCAATACCATTCAGCTTACCATTTATGCCCGTCGTGACGAACTTGAGGTAATGTCGCTGGTAGGTGCCACCCGGCTGTTCATCAAGATGCCTTTTCTGTTGGAGGGACTGCTGCAGGGAATGGCTGGCGGTATACTAGCCCTGCTGTTGCTGTTGTCCGTGCACCTGTTGTTTCTGCATAATGCCGGAAATTTTCTGACCTTTAATCCGGCCACTGCCGGTCTCGCTTTTTTACCGCCTGAGTACATAGCCGGACTGTTCGGGGCCGGAGCCGGACTTGGCTTTCTCGGCAGCCTGGCTGCACTGAGACGCTTCATCAATGAGATCACAGGCTAG
- a CDS encoding polyprenol monophosphomannose synthase produces the protein MLKAFVVIPTYNEQDNLQRLIEQVLAQDASLQVLVVDDNSPDGTGQLADELSRSNERIHVLHRPAKLGLGSAYRDGFRRAMELGADLLIEMDADFSHDPSVLPLFLEQIETHDLVIGSRYLNGISVVNWPLRRLMLSYGANWYTRLITGLTIMDCTSGFKCFRRSLIEAIDLDRVRSDGYSFQIEMHFRSAELGARICEVPIIFIDRRSGQSKMSKRIVREAVLMVWKLKLGSLFGRRS, from the coding sequence ATGCTCAAGGCCTTTGTTGTCATACCGACCTACAACGAACAGGATAATCTGCAGCGCCTGATTGAACAGGTACTGGCGCAGGACGCGTCATTACAGGTCTTGGTGGTTGATGACAACTCGCCTGATGGTACCGGCCAGCTTGCAGACGAACTCTCCCGATCAAACGAGAGGATACATGTGCTGCATCGCCCAGCCAAATTGGGACTTGGATCTGCATATCGTGACGGTTTTCGTCGTGCTATGGAGCTTGGCGCTGACCTGCTGATAGAGATGGATGCAGACTTTTCCCATGATCCCTCGGTTTTGCCGCTCTTTCTTGAACAGATCGAGACCCATGACCTGGTTATCGGATCACGCTACTTAAACGGCATCAGTGTAGTCAACTGGCCATTACGACGGCTTATGCTCAGCTACGGCGCCAACTGGTACACCCGTTTAATTACCGGCTTGACCATTATGGACTGCACCAGTGGCTTTAAATGTTTTCGTCGCAGCCTGATTGAAGCTATCGATCTTGACAGGGTACGTTCTGACGGCTACTCATTCCAGATTGAAATGCATTTCAGATCGGCTGAGCTTGGCGCCAGAATCTGTGAAGTGCCGATCATCTTTATTGATCGCCGTTCAGGCCAATCAAAGATGTCAAAAAGGATTGTGAGAGAAGCGGTGCTGATGGTCTGGAAGCTGAAACTGGGCAGTCTGTTTGGACGCAGGAGCTAA